A region of Chitinophaga horti DNA encodes the following proteins:
- a CDS encoding KUP/HAK/KT family potassium transporter: MLKNFNKVTLAGLVVALGIIYGDIGTSPLYVFKAILADNEVSEHLIIGAISCIIWTLTLQTTVKYVILTLKADNKGEGGIFSLYALVRRHGRWTVVLGMIGGAALLADGIITPPITVSSAIEGLRTLPIFKDLHQITIVKIVIAIIVLMFVAQQFGTTTIGKLFGPIMLLWFGMLGILGISHIGNDLSVLKAFNPYYGLQLLMTYKSGFLILGAVFLCTTGAEALYSDLGHCGRGNIRVSWIFVKACLILNYLGQGAWLLNHEGSTIPKDQNPFFMIMPEWFVIFGVVIATMASVIASQALISGSFTLISEAMRLNLWPKLKVNYPTEQRGQLYIPGINWLLLAGCVSVVLYFKESSEMEAAYGLSITICMLMTSCLFAFYLYTRRVSRAWVAVYLLVYLTIEFSFLLANVVKFMHGGYVTVIVGGLLFLVMFVWFRSRKIKNRYVEFVKLEDYLPILQELSNDTTIPKFATHLVYMSSADNPKEIEHKILYSILNKKPKRADIYWFVHVDVVDEPYLSEYSVQTIIPNEVIRVEFRLGFRVEQRINLMFRMVVENMVRNKEVNITSRYESLSKNNVVGDFQFIVMEKFLSHDNDLPLHERLVMRLYFILKKISLSEERGFGLDSSYVTIEKFPLVVAPVTNLQLRRTN; encoded by the coding sequence GTGTTAAAGAATTTCAACAAAGTTACACTGGCCGGCCTCGTCGTTGCACTGGGCATTATTTACGGCGACATCGGTACCTCACCACTTTACGTTTTTAAGGCCATCCTGGCTGACAACGAAGTATCAGAACATTTGATCATAGGGGCTATCTCCTGCATCATATGGACACTCACTTTACAAACCACCGTTAAGTACGTTATTCTCACCCTCAAGGCCGATAACAAGGGTGAAGGCGGCATCTTTTCGCTCTACGCACTGGTCCGACGGCATGGCCGGTGGACGGTCGTACTGGGAATGATCGGGGGCGCTGCATTGCTGGCTGATGGTATCATTACACCACCCATCACTGTGTCTTCGGCGATAGAAGGTTTACGAACGCTGCCCATCTTTAAAGACCTACACCAGATCACCATTGTTAAAATCGTTATCGCGATCATCGTCCTGATGTTCGTCGCACAACAATTCGGAACGACCACCATTGGTAAGTTATTTGGCCCCATTATGTTATTGTGGTTCGGTATGCTGGGTATACTTGGCATCAGCCATATCGGTAACGACCTCTCAGTATTAAAGGCGTTTAACCCTTACTACGGCCTGCAATTACTTATGACTTACAAATCCGGCTTCCTGATATTAGGTGCCGTGTTTCTTTGTACTACGGGGGCGGAAGCTTTGTATTCCGACCTTGGACACTGTGGGCGCGGCAACATCCGCGTATCCTGGATATTTGTGAAGGCTTGTCTCATCCTCAATTACCTCGGCCAGGGCGCCTGGTTATTAAACCATGAAGGCAGCACGATCCCTAAAGACCAGAATCCGTTCTTTATGATCATGCCCGAATGGTTCGTGATCTTTGGTGTGGTCATCGCTACTATGGCTTCGGTAATTGCCAGTCAGGCCCTGATCTCTGGTTCGTTCACGCTTATTTCTGAAGCAATGCGCCTGAACCTGTGGCCTAAACTGAAAGTGAACTATCCGACCGAGCAACGTGGTCAGCTTTATATCCCCGGCATCAACTGGCTCTTACTTGCAGGTTGTGTGTCCGTTGTATTATACTTCAAAGAATCATCGGAAATGGAGGCGGCATATGGCCTGTCGATTACGATCTGTATGCTAATGACGTCCTGCCTGTTCGCATTTTATTTGTATACCCGGCGGGTCTCGCGGGCCTGGGTGGCGGTATACCTGCTGGTGTATCTGACTATCGAGTTCTCGTTCCTGCTGGCCAACGTGGTTAAGTTCATGCATGGCGGTTATGTAACCGTGATCGTTGGCGGCCTGCTTTTCCTCGTGATGTTCGTATGGTTCAGGTCACGTAAGATCAAAAACCGTTACGTAGAGTTCGTGAAATTGGAAGATTACCTGCCCATCCTGCAGGAGTTGAGCAATGATACCACGATCCCGAAGTTTGCCACGCACCTCGTATACATGAGCAGCGCAGACAATCCGAAGGAAATTGAACATAAGATCCTTTATTCCATTCTCAATAAGAAGCCGAAACGTGCAGATATTTACTGGTTTGTACACGTGGATGTGGTGGACGAGCCTTACCTGAGCGAGTACTCTGTACAAACGATCATCCCGAATGAAGTGATTCGCGTAGAGTTCCGCCTTGGATTTAGGGTGGAGCAGCGTATTAACCTGATGTTCCGCATGGTAGTGGAGAATATGGTGCGTAATAAGGAGGTGAACATCACCAGCCGGTACGAGTCACTGAGTAAAAACAACGTAGTAGGCGATTTCCAGTTCATAGTGATGGAGAAATTCCTTTCGCATGATAATGACCTGCCGCTGCATGAGAGGCTCGTCATGAGGCTGTATTTCATTCTTAAGAAGATATCTCTTTCGGAGGAGCGGGGCTTTGGTCTTGACTCCAGTTATGTAACGATCGAGAAGTTCCCGCTGGTGGTAGCGCCGGTGACTAACCTGCAGCTGCGGCGTACGAATTAA
- a CDS encoding alpha/beta hydrolase-fold protein: MIAPQCSADEWWDTRSLDALYTEVLAKYNVDPSRVYLTGLSMGGYGAWNWGMKAADKFAAVAPICGGADYPDLVCNLKNKPVWVFHNANDPTVGVENSRNLVAALKKCGSTSVTYTENATGGHDAWTKAYNNPDLYTWMLKFKK; the protein is encoded by the coding sequence ATGATCGCACCGCAGTGCAGTGCCGATGAATGGTGGGATACGCGCAGCCTCGATGCGCTGTACACCGAAGTACTGGCTAAATACAATGTAGATCCAAGCCGCGTATACCTCACCGGTTTAAGTATGGGTGGATATGGTGCCTGGAATTGGGGTATGAAAGCTGCCGACAAATTTGCTGCGGTTGCACCCATCTGCGGCGGTGCCGATTACCCGGACCTGGTATGTAACCTGAAGAACAAACCAGTGTGGGTGTTCCATAACGCGAACGATCCTACGGTGGGGGTAGAGAACAGTCGTAACCTGGTAGCGGCACTTAAAAAATGCGGCAGCACTTCCGTTACTTACACCGAAAATGCTACTGGTGGTCACGACGCCTGGACCAAAGCATACAACAATCCGGATTTGTATACCTGGATGCTGAAATTTAAGAAGTAG
- the recJ gene encoding single-stranded-DNA-specific exonuclease RecJ — MQKRWTVKKYQPGPERSLQAALRIHPLLCRLLVQRGILTFDAAKRFFRPTLDDLIDPWLMKDMDAAISRLELAFFRREKIMVYGDYDVDGTTAVATVYTFLESIYSNIEFYLPHRYREGYGISQQGIDYAIENDFGLIVALDCGIKSVELIAYAKSKGIDFIICDHHLPDAVLPEAVAILNPKQHDCPYPYKELSGCGIGFKMIMALAQKRGMPMESVYRYLDLVATSIAADIVPITGENRVLAFYGIKKVNEDPIPAIRSLVQLSGLKEKLTTSNLVFVIAPRVNAAGRMDDARKAVNLFIEKDFDRAMEIAEVLHADNFDRKEIDMTITQEAVLLIQGDDTQLARKSTVLFQPHWHKGVVGIVASRLIDKYYYRPTIILTQSNDKVAGSARSVSGFNVYEAIHRCKDLLENYGGHFYAAGMTLKPENVKAFQERFEEVVSSTIDPELLIPEIVIDTEISFADITPAFFNILKQFEPLGPENLRPVFMARNVVDTGYSRIVKDEHIKLSVKQRSGPVFSGIGFFMADKFPIITSKRPFDIVFTVEENEWNGAVSLQLKVIDIRQ; from the coding sequence ATGCAGAAACGTTGGACAGTAAAGAAATATCAACCGGGGCCCGAACGGTCGCTTCAGGCTGCATTACGCATTCATCCCCTGCTTTGCCGGCTGCTCGTACAGCGCGGCATCCTTACCTTTGATGCTGCTAAACGATTCTTCCGCCCTACCCTCGATGACCTTATCGATCCCTGGCTGATGAAAGACATGGACGCGGCCATCTCACGCCTCGAACTCGCCTTCTTCCGACGCGAAAAAATTATGGTCTACGGCGACTATGACGTAGATGGCACCACGGCCGTAGCCACGGTGTACACGTTCCTCGAATCTATTTATAGCAATATAGAGTTTTACCTCCCTCATCGCTACCGCGAAGGTTATGGCATATCTCAACAAGGCATCGATTATGCGATTGAAAACGACTTCGGACTCATCGTCGCACTCGACTGTGGTATTAAATCGGTAGAGCTGATCGCCTACGCCAAATCAAAAGGTATCGACTTTATCATTTGTGATCACCACCTGCCGGATGCTGTTTTGCCCGAGGCTGTAGCGATCCTCAACCCGAAACAACATGACTGCCCCTACCCTTACAAGGAACTGAGCGGTTGTGGTATCGGGTTTAAGATGATCATGGCGCTGGCGCAAAAGCGTGGCATGCCCATGGAATCGGTGTACCGCTACCTCGATCTCGTGGCTACGAGCATTGCTGCGGATATTGTCCCTATAACGGGCGAAAACCGGGTACTCGCGTTCTATGGCATTAAAAAGGTAAACGAAGACCCCATCCCGGCGATACGCTCGCTGGTACAACTCAGCGGACTCAAAGAAAAACTGACGACCTCCAACCTGGTGTTCGTGATCGCGCCGCGGGTAAACGCCGCCGGCCGTATGGACGATGCCCGTAAAGCCGTGAACCTCTTCATCGAAAAGGACTTTGATAGGGCCATGGAGATCGCTGAAGTGCTGCATGCTGACAACTTCGACCGCAAAGAAATTGATATGACAATTACGCAGGAAGCGGTGTTACTCATACAGGGTGACGACACGCAGCTGGCGCGTAAATCCACCGTATTGTTTCAACCGCACTGGCACAAGGGAGTGGTAGGCATCGTCGCCTCCCGCCTTATCGATAAATACTATTATCGCCCAACGATCATCCTCACGCAATCCAATGATAAAGTGGCGGGCTCGGCGCGTTCAGTATCAGGATTCAACGTGTACGAGGCCATTCACCGCTGTAAAGACCTGCTCGAAAATTATGGCGGACACTTTTATGCGGCTGGTATGACGTTGAAGCCGGAAAATGTAAAAGCTTTCCAGGAGCGTTTTGAAGAGGTGGTATCTTCTACCATCGACCCGGAGCTGCTGATACCGGAAATCGTGATCGATACAGAAATTAGTTTTGCAGATATAACCCCTGCCTTCTTCAATATCCTGAAACAGTTTGAGCCGCTCGGACCAGAAAACCTCCGTCCTGTTTTTATGGCGAGAAATGTAGTGGATACAGGATACTCGCGCATTGTGAAAGATGAGCATATCAAACTTTCCGTAAAGCAACGCTCAGGCCCTGTGTTTTCGGGCATCGGCTTCTTTATGGCAGATAAGTTCCCGATCATTACGAGCAAACGCCCGTTTGATATCGTGTTTACCGTGGAAGAAAATGAATGGAATGGTGCGGTGTCATTACAACTAAAGGTGATCGACATCCGGCAGTAG
- a CDS encoding OmpA family protein has protein sequence MASKKYLLLAGAMSLLASTSFAQVKPNLDVLDSSKVAPSKMAQFNAFKNHQSDYPAKPRDMWELGFHGGYHMIIGDVSSRPGFGGGLSIRKSLGHIFSIRGEYTGSFDYGMDYKMRPMTASTVGGNPWAATAAANGGMIVANYKTATHQLSLNMIASLSNMLFYKSQPKVNWYVFLGYGIMAADVDVDALDGGAAYDYSTVDFTGKRKDIKKRLKDFHDGDYEQNAPSQGNRVTIGRNDDNQLLRHALETGTGISFKVSKRFNIGVENKITLPFDDYLDGYFGGASDQNKDFINYTSLRLNFNLGNSTKRVEPLWWLNPLDFVYNELTAPKRMKLPTPVLPDADGDGVTDQFDREPNTPAGAPVDVNGVAKDTDGDGVPDYKDKQLITPTYCFPVDADGVGKCPDPECCKNIPANTCATLVLPSVSFKGSSTKVSSDNEAILASIAASLKANPSCNVLVTGHAGEKAKKGGVDLSSRRVDAVVDYLADKQGIDRGRFIKQNTPGDAGTVDLAPAN, from the coding sequence ATGGCAAGCAAAAAGTACTTATTACTGGCAGGTGCTATGAGCCTTCTGGCGTCTACCAGTTTTGCGCAAGTTAAGCCCAACCTGGACGTTCTGGACTCTTCCAAAGTAGCCCCGTCCAAAATGGCGCAATTTAACGCATTCAAAAATCATCAGTCTGATTATCCTGCAAAACCAAGGGATATGTGGGAACTCGGTTTCCATGGTGGTTACCACATGATTATCGGTGACGTTTCTTCCCGCCCAGGTTTTGGTGGTGGTCTGTCAATCAGAAAATCACTGGGTCACATTTTCTCTATCCGTGGTGAGTACACTGGTTCTTTCGACTACGGTATGGACTACAAAATGCGTCCAATGACTGCCAGCACTGTTGGCGGTAACCCATGGGCTGCTACAGCTGCTGCTAACGGCGGTATGATCGTAGCTAACTACAAAACAGCTACTCACCAGCTGTCTTTGAACATGATCGCTTCTCTGAGCAACATGCTGTTCTATAAATCACAGCCTAAAGTAAACTGGTATGTATTCCTGGGTTACGGTATCATGGCTGCTGACGTTGACGTTGATGCACTGGATGGTGGCGCAGCGTATGACTACTCTACAGTAGACTTCACTGGCAAACGTAAAGACATCAAAAAACGCCTGAAAGATTTCCATGACGGCGATTACGAGCAAAATGCTCCTTCACAGGGTAACCGCGTTACCATCGGTCGTAACGATGACAACCAACTCCTGCGTCATGCGCTGGAAACTGGTACCGGTATCTCCTTCAAAGTTTCTAAACGCTTCAACATTGGCGTAGAGAACAAAATCACTTTACCATTCGATGATTATCTGGACGGCTACTTCGGTGGTGCTTCTGACCAGAATAAAGACTTCATCAACTACACCAGCCTGCGTCTGAACTTCAACCTGGGTAACTCAACTAAACGTGTTGAACCACTCTGGTGGCTGAATCCTTTGGATTTCGTGTACAACGAGCTGACTGCTCCTAAACGCATGAAACTGCCTACCCCAGTTCTGCCTGATGCTGACGGCGACGGTGTAACTGACCAGTTCGATCGCGAGCCTAACACTCCAGCTGGTGCTCCAGTTGACGTGAACGGTGTTGCTAAAGATACTGACGGTGACGGTGTTCCTGACTACAAAGACAAACAGCTGATCACTCCAACTTACTGCTTCCCAGTTGACGCAGACGGTGTTGGTAAATGCCCAGATCCTGAGTGCTGCAAAAACATCCCAGCAAACACTTGCGCTACCCTGGTTCTGCCTAGCGTATCTTTCAAAGGTTCTTCTACCAAAGTTAGCAGCGACAACGAAGCTATCCTGGCAAGCATCGCAGCTTCCCTGAAAGCTAACCCTTCCTGCAACGTTCTGGTAACAGGCCACGCTGGTGAGAAAGCTAAAAAAGGTGGTGTTGACCTGAGCTCCCGCCGTGTTGACGCTGTAGTTGACTACCTGGCTGACAAGCAAGGTATCGATCGCGGTCGCTTCATCAAACAAAACACTCCTGGTGATGCTGGTACTGTTGACTTAGCTCCTGCTAACTAA
- a CDS encoding polyprenyl synthetase family protein — translation MEEIKYLIRKELHDFESKFADSVKSHVPLLDRIMHYIVKRKGKQIRPMFVLLSARLFTDKIEESSFRAASLVELLHTASLVHDDVVDDSLERRGFFSVNALWKNKIAVLVGDYLLSKGLLLSLNNKDFRTLEILTEAVREMSEGELLQMEKARRLNIKEDVYFDIIRRKTASLLAAACAAGAWSASGDEEATARMHQFGEKVGVAFQIKDDLFDYGTANIGKPTGIDIREKKMTLPLIYTLQHADPDTRKQIINIVKNHNTDKDKVAHVIALVTKSGGIAYAQEKMLQYRDEALAILHQLPDNEIRSGLESLVRYTTDRTF, via the coding sequence ATGGAGGAAATTAAATATCTGATCAGGAAGGAATTACACGATTTTGAGAGCAAGTTTGCGGACTCAGTGAAGAGCCATGTGCCGCTGCTGGACAGGATCATGCATTATATCGTGAAGCGCAAGGGGAAACAGATCCGTCCCATGTTCGTGTTACTTTCCGCCAGATTATTTACAGATAAGATCGAAGAAAGTTCATTCAGGGCAGCATCTCTTGTGGAATTATTGCACACTGCCTCCCTGGTACATGACGACGTAGTAGACGACTCACTCGAAAGGCGTGGTTTTTTTTCCGTGAATGCCCTGTGGAAGAATAAAATTGCCGTTTTAGTCGGCGACTACCTGCTTTCTAAAGGACTTTTATTATCTTTAAATAACAAGGACTTCCGTACGCTGGAGATTTTGACCGAAGCGGTGCGGGAGATGAGTGAAGGCGAACTGCTGCAGATGGAAAAAGCCCGCAGGCTCAACATCAAGGAAGATGTCTATTTCGATATCATCCGCCGTAAAACGGCCTCCCTCCTCGCAGCCGCCTGTGCAGCAGGAGCCTGGAGCGCCAGTGGCGATGAAGAAGCAACGGCACGCATGCACCAGTTCGGCGAAAAGGTAGGCGTTGCCTTCCAGATCAAAGACGACCTTTTCGATTACGGGACCGCCAACATCGGCAAACCTACAGGTATTGATATCAGGGAGAAAAAAATGACACTCCCCCTCATCTATACACTACAACATGCCGACCCGGACACACGTAAGCAGATCATCAACATTGTCAAAAATCACAACACCGACAAAGACAAAGTGGCGCACGTGATTGCGCTCGTGACCAAAAGCGGCGGCATCGCCTATGCCCAGGAGAAAATGTTGCAATATCGTGATGAAGCGTTAGCGATCTTACATCAACTGCCAGACAATGAAATCCGGAGTGGCCTGGAATCATTAGTGCGGTATACAACCGACCGCACTTTCTAA
- the ftsZ gene encoding cell division protein FtsZ, producing the protein MIHFDLPKEKSSIIKVIGIGGGGSNAVNHMYSQRIEGVNFIICNTDAQAIANSPVPNKVQLGPHLTQGLGAGANPKIGEQATEESFEELKKILEVNTKMAFITAGMGGGTGTGGAPIIARICKELGILTVGIVTTPFSYEGKKRMTQAEEGINRLKENVDTLLIISNDKLRQKFGDLKFKAAFEKADNVLATAAKCITDVINSTGQINVDFADVCTVMRNGGVAILGAATAEGDNRAQIAIEEALTSPLLNDNDIKGAKWILINISSSEGEFEHTLDEMDVIQAYVQSMAGEDCDVILGVGYDHTLDRKLGVTIIATGFEQKPIQPQKQTTEAPAGPKEEPKIVLHLGRDGEEKKMSAQNQGTLFTEPEDVMAPRLVEPIINHPATPASFVTPTPIQEERQTFTLNIEPLPVPQPTPQQAPASNSINVITPQQQQQQQQVHMPTGGSYLSRPTNIYSEPNIPGQTKDEPEMKMVFREDEPVAPEPQVPQFSPSQVEEQLEEQKRKQAERIAKLRSISFNVKTMDNNTEIENVPAYLRRNINLDNGAGSAEQFYSGYSVGDNGNDQVEINTINTFLDGKKPD; encoded by the coding sequence ATGATACATTTTGATCTTCCAAAAGAGAAGTCTTCTATCATCAAAGTAATAGGCATTGGTGGCGGAGGAAGCAATGCGGTGAATCATATGTATAGCCAGCGCATTGAAGGGGTGAATTTTATCATCTGCAATACCGATGCACAGGCTATCGCAAACAGCCCCGTGCCTAACAAGGTTCAACTGGGTCCGCATTTAACACAGGGCCTGGGAGCAGGCGCCAATCCCAAAATCGGCGAGCAGGCTACGGAGGAATCCTTCGAAGAGCTGAAGAAGATATTGGAAGTAAATACAAAGATGGCCTTCATCACTGCCGGTATGGGCGGTGGTACCGGTACAGGCGGTGCCCCCATCATTGCACGCATCTGTAAAGAACTGGGCATCCTCACCGTGGGCATTGTGACCACACCCTTCTCCTACGAAGGTAAAAAGAGGATGACGCAGGCCGAAGAAGGCATCAACAGGCTGAAAGAAAACGTAGATACGCTGCTGATCATTTCGAACGATAAGTTGCGCCAGAAGTTTGGCGACCTGAAGTTCAAGGCAGCATTCGAAAAAGCAGATAATGTACTCGCCACAGCGGCTAAGTGTATTACAGATGTGATCAATAGCACCGGCCAGATCAACGTTGACTTTGCGGACGTTTGTACCGTAATGCGCAACGGCGGTGTAGCCATCCTGGGCGCAGCCACTGCCGAAGGTGATAACCGTGCACAGATCGCCATCGAAGAAGCACTCACTTCTCCGCTGCTGAACGATAACGATATCAAAGGCGCTAAATGGATTCTGATCAACATCTCCTCTTCCGAAGGAGAGTTTGAACATACACTGGATGAGATGGACGTAATCCAGGCCTACGTGCAAAGCATGGCCGGCGAGGATTGCGACGTGATCCTTGGTGTGGGTTACGACCATACGCTGGATCGTAAACTGGGCGTAACGATCATCGCTACCGGCTTTGAGCAAAAGCCTATCCAGCCTCAGAAGCAAACAACTGAAGCTCCTGCCGGACCAAAGGAAGAGCCGAAGATCGTATTGCACCTGGGACGTGACGGCGAAGAGAAAAAAATGAGCGCGCAGAACCAGGGCACCCTCTTTACAGAACCAGAGGATGTGATGGCTCCACGCCTGGTAGAACCGATTATTAATCACCCGGCTACACCAGCATCTTTTGTAACGCCTACGCCTATTCAGGAGGAAAGACAAACATTTACGCTGAACATAGAGCCACTGCCAGTGCCGCAACCAACGCCACAACAGGCGCCTGCGTCCAACAGTATTAATGTAATCACCCCGCAGCAGCAACAACAGCAGCAGCAGGTGCACATGCCTACAGGCGGCAGCTACCTGTCCAGGCCAACCAACATTTACTCCGAACCTAACATTCCCGGTCAAACGAAAGATGAGCCGGAAATGAAAATGGTGTTCAGGGAAGATGAACCCGTTGCACCGGAACCTCAGGTACCGCAATTCTCACCTTCACAGGTAGAAGAGCAGCTGGAGGAGCAGAAACGCAAACAGGCCGAAAGGATCGCGAAGCTGCGCAGCATCAGCTTCAACGTAAAAACGATGGATAACAACACCGAAATAGAAAACGTACCCGCTTACCTGCGCCGTAACATTAACCTGGACAATGGCGCCGGTTCCGCAGAGCAGTTCTATTCCGGCTACTCCGTTGGCGATAATGGTAACGACCAGGTAGAGATCAATACGATCAACACCTTCCTCGACGGTAAAAAACCTGATTGA